The following coding sequences are from one Mytilus trossulus isolate FHL-02 chromosome 8, PNRI_Mtr1.1.1.hap1, whole genome shotgun sequence window:
- the LOC134680754 gene encoding lachesin-like, with product MKLFTFLTVLTSTCLCVSSMGTRPEIVDAILPEVKQQGQIGYLNCSVINLNPSSAVLQWVKQTTPSGTPLLISSNEKIHVNDVVEGHPKYYVRKSVINNRELYQLVIRALTENDAGSYTCMIKLANQNYLQWPKKLGLLTVQIAPTVKLDSKSNIVVQEGSNITLKCEANGIPSPNITWKRGDGLPLPGGGFQHWGGVYEIYNINAATRGQFLCIADNNVKPPADYAVQIEVTFSPYCEAQMDTVGQVQNRRFSAKLDCIVAANPRAEVIWYKMNPATGSLDQIQDNDKYDLNQQDDQRLKADEKWYSLTIKTVQGSDFGKFYCHAENRFGKGNASFVLFETMECQGPNCPSIGGNGAQNVHISVLTLTLAILASYYLYYCKHDV from the exons atgaaacttttTACGTTTTTGACTGTCTTGACATCAACATGTTTATGTG tAAGCTCTATGGGTACGAGACCAGAAATTGTTGATGCCATTTTACCAGAGGTGAAGCAACAAGGTCAGATTGGGTATCTCAACTGCTCGGTTATAAACTTGAATCCGTCATCAGCGGTA CTACAATGGGTTAAACAAACAACACCATCAGGAACACCATTACTAATATCATCCAATGAAAAGATCCATGTTAATGATGTAGTTGAAGGTCATCCGAAATATTATGTCAGAAAATCTGTTATTAATAATAGAGAACTGTATCAACTTGTCATCCGGGCATTGACTGAAAATGATGCCGgctcttatacatgtatgatcaaACTCGCCAATCAGAACTATTTACAATGGCCGAAAAAGCTTGGTCTTCTAACCGTTCAGA tTGCACCAACAGTAAAATTAGATAGTAAATCAAATATAGTTGTCCAGGAAGGATCTAATATAACACTGAAATGTGAAGCAAACGGTATTCCTAGTCCAAATATAACATGGAAACGAGGCGACGGTCTACCATTACCAGGAGGAGGATTTCAACATTGG GGCGGAGTTTATGAAATCTACAATATAAATGCAGCAACCCGAGGACAATTTTTATGTATAGCTGACAATAATGTGAAACCACCAGCAGATTACGCTGTCCAGATAGAGGTTACGTTTTCACCATATTGTGAGGCTCAGATGGATACTGTAGGCCAAGTTCAGAACAGGAGATTTAGTGCAAAATTAGACTGCATTGTAGCAG CAAACCCTAGAGCGGAGGTAATTTGGTATAAAATGAATCCAGCTACAGGTTCTCTCGACCAAATTCAGGATAATGACAAATATGATCTGAATCAACAAGATGACCAGAGATTAAAAGCTGACGAGAAGTGGTATTCACTTACTATAAAAACTGTCCAGGGTAGTGACTTTGGAAAGTTTTATTGTCATGCAGAGAACCGGTTTGGTAAAGGGAACGCTTCATTTGTACTTTTTG aaaCTATGGAATGCCAAGGACCAAACTGTCCGTCTATTGGCGGGAATGGAGcacaaaatgtacacatttCTGTTTTAACTTTAACACTCGCAATCCTAGCTAGTTACTATTTGTATTATTGTAAACATGATGTATGA